Proteins encoded together in one Maricaulis maris window:
- the lpxK gene encoding tetraacyldisaccharide 4'-kinase, translating to MKEPAFWRTDGGRGSGALARALLAPLGWLHAFAVARRIRRASPVRIAPKVVCIGNLTVGGTGKTPVSQTLMHRLCDMGLTPATLSRGYGGRERGPLRVDPHAHTAAQVGDEPLLLARSGQAWIARDRAAGGQAIEAAGGVDLVLMDDGHQNPDLHKDCSIIVVDGLTGWGPGTIFPAGPLREPVRAGLARADAVIVMMPDANTQPDWAGLGLADLQIPVFRAWLEPVAPPPADKLVAFAGIGRPQKFFDALVAAGGDLGEVAVYGDHHAFTAGDLRHLDALAAAHDAQLITTEKDWVRLPADARSRITAWPVRAVFANPGALDGLLRDVVDAEAQDG from the coding sequence ATGAAGGAACCGGCTTTCTGGCGCACCGATGGCGGTCGCGGGTCCGGCGCGCTGGCGCGGGCCTTGCTGGCGCCCCTGGGCTGGCTCCATGCCTTCGCGGTCGCCCGGCGCATCCGCAGGGCGAGCCCGGTCCGCATTGCCCCGAAAGTCGTCTGCATCGGTAATCTTACCGTTGGCGGCACCGGCAAGACCCCGGTGAGCCAGACCCTGATGCACCGTCTCTGCGACATGGGCCTGACCCCGGCCACCCTGTCGCGCGGTTATGGTGGACGCGAGCGAGGACCGCTGCGCGTCGACCCGCATGCCCACACCGCCGCCCAGGTCGGCGACGAGCCGCTGCTGCTGGCCCGCTCTGGCCAGGCCTGGATCGCGCGTGACCGCGCGGCGGGCGGCCAGGCGATCGAGGCGGCAGGCGGGGTCGATCTCGTGCTGATGGATGACGGCCACCAGAACCCCGACCTTCACAAGGATTGCTCGATCATTGTGGTCGACGGCCTGACCGGCTGGGGCCCTGGCACGATCTTCCCGGCCGGGCCGCTGCGGGAGCCGGTCAGGGCGGGGCTCGCCCGCGCCGATGCGGTAATCGTGATGATGCCCGATGCCAACACCCAGCCGGATTGGGCCGGTCTCGGCCTCGCCGATCTGCAAATCCCGGTCTTCCGGGCTTGGCTGGAACCTGTGGCACCACCGCCGGCCGACAAGCTGGTCGCCTTTGCCGGCATCGGCCGGCCGCAGAAATTCTTCGACGCGCTGGTCGCCGCCGGGGGCGATCTGGGCGAAGTCGCGGTCTATGGCGATCATCATGCCTTCACGGCCGGTGATCTGCGCCATCTCGATGCGCTGGCCGCCGCCCATGACGCGCAGCTGATCACGACCGAGAAGGACTGGGTGCGCCTGCCCGCCGACGCGCGCTCACGCATCACCGCCTGGCCGGTCCGCGCTGTCTTCGCCAATCCGGGGGCCCTGGATGGTCTGTTGCGCGACGTCGTGGACGCCGAAGCTCAGGATGGCTAA
- a CDS encoding 3-deoxy-D-manno-octulosonic acid transferase, translating to MSLPASLQVYRALTGLAAPLLPVILSRRARAGKEDPTRRNERLGRPAIKRPDGTLIWLHGASVGESLVLATLVDKLAARDPELEFLVTTGTLTSAALMAKRLPPQAKHQYVPVDTPGAVRRFLDHWQPDLGVFAESELWPNLLIEAGRRGIPMALVNARMNAASLAGWRKRGDSVRSLLESFEWIGAADTRTRDGLEDLTGREIILAGNLKLEARPLAPDARELSALKVALAGRPVWLAASTHDGEDDLVLAAHALLRKTHPGALLILAPRHPERGDALAGLVRQRGFHHARRSRGEVPDGQDTVWLADTLGEMGLWFALAPAALIAGSLKPGIGGHNPIEASQAGACVISGPHVDSFDDLYTAYRRHGAMLEVEDAAGLAAAVEQVWQAKAPGKASAERAINEASGGALETTLSALRALLHPARPEGDAA from the coding sequence GTGAGCCTGCCGGCCTCGCTTCAGGTCTACCGCGCGCTCACCGGGCTCGCCGCCCCGCTCCTGCCCGTCATCCTGTCGCGGCGGGCCCGCGCCGGCAAGGAAGACCCGACCCGGCGCAATGAGCGCCTCGGCAGGCCGGCGATCAAGCGCCCCGATGGCACGCTGATCTGGCTGCACGGCGCCAGTGTCGGCGAAAGCCTGGTCCTCGCGACCCTGGTCGACAAGCTGGCCGCCCGCGACCCGGAACTGGAATTCCTCGTCACAACCGGGACCCTCACGTCCGCGGCCCTGATGGCGAAGCGGCTGCCGCCTCAGGCCAAGCATCAATATGTTCCCGTCGATACACCCGGCGCGGTGCGGCGCTTTCTCGACCACTGGCAACCTGATCTCGGCGTCTTCGCCGAATCCGAGCTCTGGCCCAACCTGCTGATCGAGGCCGGCAGGCGCGGCATTCCGATGGCCCTGGTCAATGCGCGGATGAATGCCGCCTCCCTCGCCGGCTGGCGCAAGCGCGGTGACAGTGTGCGGTCGCTGCTGGAAAGCTTCGAGTGGATCGGGGCAGCAGACACCCGCACCCGCGACGGGCTGGAGGACCTGACCGGCCGCGAGATCATCCTGGCCGGCAATCTCAAGCTGGAAGCCCGCCCGCTGGCGCCCGATGCCCGCGAGCTCTCGGCCCTGAAAGTCGCGCTTGCCGGTCGCCCGGTCTGGTTGGCCGCCTCAACGCATGATGGCGAGGACGACCTTGTCCTCGCCGCCCACGCGCTATTGCGCAAGACCCATCCCGGCGCGCTGCTGATCCTGGCACCGCGCCACCCCGAGCGGGGCGATGCTCTGGCGGGTCTGGTGCGCCAGCGCGGCTTCCATCACGCGCGGCGGTCAAGGGGCGAGGTCCCGGACGGCCAGGACACGGTCTGGCTCGCCGATACACTGGGTGAAATGGGTCTGTGGTTTGCCCTCGCACCGGCGGCCCTGATCGCCGGCAGCCTCAAGCCGGGCATTGGCGGTCACAACCCGATCGAGGCCAGCCAGGCCGGCGCCTGCGTCATCAGCGGCCCTCATGTCGACAGTTTCGACGATCTTTACACCGCCTATCGGCGTCACGGCGCCATGCTGGAAGTCGAGGATGCCGCCGGTCTCGCGGCCGCCGTCGAACAGGTCTGGCAGGCCAAGGCCCCGGGCAAGGCAAGCGCCGAACGCGCCATCAACGAAGCCTCCGGCGGCGCCCTTGAGACCACACTGTCGGCGCTCCGCGCCCTGCTCCACCCGGCCCGACCGGAGGGCGACGCAGCATGA
- a CDS encoding lysophospholipid acyltransferase family protein produces the protein MTKRLLSRPWAQEVLAFLVLLYIELVRRSMRWEYRNADYVNSVWDERKPILGCVWHGRVLMALHGWARQKDRMVALASRSREGEIGRRLARWYKVGVVRGSSRNPNKPGAAKGGEAAYRAMVNHLTAGGCGAVTPDGPRGPRMRAGFGAIRMARDTGVPILPFTWSAHRKTVLHKAWDHHCLPHFFTRGIIIWGEPIHVAKGASQADLEAARLNLENQLNALTLEADQAVAGEIVLPDEALRPGTGKIHEDTADSPGASA, from the coding sequence ATGACGAAACGCCTGCTCTCCCGGCCCTGGGCCCAGGAAGTCCTCGCCTTCCTCGTCCTGCTCTATATCGAGCTGGTCCGACGCTCCATGCGCTGGGAATATCGCAACGCCGACTACGTGAATTCGGTCTGGGACGAGCGCAAGCCGATCCTGGGGTGCGTCTGGCATGGCCGCGTCCTGATGGCGCTGCATGGCTGGGCCCGCCAGAAGGACCGCATGGTCGCGCTGGCCTCGCGTTCCCGCGAAGGCGAAATCGGCCGCCGGCTGGCGCGCTGGTACAAGGTCGGTGTGGTGCGCGGCTCCTCACGGAATCCGAACAAGCCCGGGGCGGCCAAGGGCGGCGAGGCGGCCTATCGGGCCATGGTCAATCACCTCACGGCCGGCGGCTGCGGCGCGGTGACACCGGACGGACCGCGCGGGCCACGCATGCGGGCCGGCTTCGGCGCCATCCGCATGGCCCGCGATACCGGCGTCCCGATCCTGCCCTTCACCTGGTCCGCCCATCGCAAAACCGTGTTGCACAAGGCCTGGGACCACCATTGCCTGCCGCATTTCTTCACCCGCGGGATCATCATCTGGGGCGAGCCGATCCATGTCGCCAAAGGGGCCAGCCAGGCCGATCTGGAAGCGGCGCGGCTGAACCTGGAAAACCAGCTCAACGCCCTGACCCTCGAGGCCGACCAGGCTGTGGCGGGCGAAATTGTCCTGCCCGATGAGGCGCTGCGGCCGGGAACCGGCAAGATCCATGAAGACACGGCGGACAGCCCGGGGGCGTCCGCGTGA
- a CDS encoding fused DSP-PTPase phosphatase/NAD kinase-like protein, which produces MPYDLNDPKDRERAWKDYLWKDHGILRQKFHNMHEVGGGMWRANQPSPERLEQLAADGFKTILNIRGTQPGVCYYDLEKEACERFGLEMIDMPFGSREAPHVDRMQRAVKIFETIEYPALIHCKSGADRAGIISVLYALTKLNLPYEEAITHLSLKYLHVKAGKTGVLDYFFECYRVYNEANPIAFMDWVENVYDRDTVQAGFMSSWWGNLLTEKLLRRE; this is translated from the coding sequence ATGCCCTATGACCTGAATGATCCGAAGGACCGCGAGCGCGCGTGGAAAGATTATCTGTGGAAGGATCACGGGATCCTGCGCCAGAAATTCCACAATATGCACGAGGTCGGCGGCGGCATGTGGCGCGCCAACCAGCCCTCGCCGGAGCGGCTGGAGCAGCTGGCGGCCGACGGTTTCAAGACCATTCTCAACATTCGCGGTACGCAGCCGGGTGTGTGCTATTACGATCTCGAGAAGGAGGCCTGCGAGCGTTTTGGCCTCGAGATGATCGACATGCCCTTCGGCTCACGCGAGGCGCCCCATGTCGATCGCATGCAGCGCGCCGTGAAGATTTTCGAGACGATCGAATATCCCGCCCTCATTCATTGCAAGTCGGGCGCTGACCGGGCCGGCATCATCTCCGTCCTCTACGCCCTGACCAAGCTCAACCTCCCCTATGAGGAGGCGATCACGCACTTGTCGCTGAAATACCTGCACGTCAAAGCCGGCAAGACCGGGGTGCTGGATTATTTCTTCGAATGTTATCGGGTCTACAATGAAGCCAACCCGATCGCCTTCATGGATTGGGTCGAAAACGTCTATGACCGGGATACGGTCCAGGCCGGCTTCATGTCGAGCTGGTGGGGCAACCTGCTGACGGAAAAGCTGCTTCGCCGCGAGTAA
- a CDS encoding GAF domain-containing sensor histidine kinase → MPDLAIRLDCTQERLNRLNFLLSRECGPAFLEAFVKQTAEVFAADRVFIARIDATHSRMRTLKVSCGSALVGNYCYELRGTPCSDVMAAGADIFEDHVAARYPRDFMLEEMGMRAYVGMPLYNGAQSVGIVVAMFKRPVDLADEVLSVFHHYRRRLTGEILATESGDRAELAMRGTSDGIVDLCLETDQIYISARGRELLGYQPREYTAAADSFTALIHSDDRKRFQSALNAHFRAGRPFDLTVRLKVVGGLHRWFRMRGEAVRTPEGDPVRMVGAMTDIHDLVEARQQATEASRAKSRFLATMSHEVRTPMNGVLGMSALLATTELEPSQREMVNLIEASGQSLLAILNDILDLANIESGRFEIEQASFNPAELVRTVAGPYRMKAMEQGLKLHLEIDPVAERAVVGDPARVRQILSNLISNAVKFTDRGEVRVRCLMTQTADRTHDVTFEVGDTGIGMDSDLMTRIFMPFSQGEAVLQRKNGGTGLGLAIAKKLAELMGGDIRVESAPGAGSKFTVTLPAAGRRSEHVQAQLA, encoded by the coding sequence ATGCCGGATCTGGCCATACGACTGGACTGCACGCAGGAGCGGTTGAACCGTCTCAATTTCCTGTTGTCCCGGGAATGTGGTCCGGCGTTTCTCGAGGCCTTCGTGAAGCAGACCGCCGAGGTTTTTGCCGCCGACCGGGTCTTCATTGCCCGTATCGATGCCACCCATTCGCGGATGCGCACGCTCAAGGTTTCCTGCGGCAGCGCACTGGTCGGCAATTACTGCTACGAACTGCGGGGCACGCCGTGCTCGGACGTGATGGCGGCTGGCGCAGACATTTTCGAGGACCACGTTGCCGCACGCTATCCGCGCGACTTCATGCTCGAGGAAATGGGCATGCGTGCCTATGTCGGCATGCCGCTCTATAACGGCGCCCAGTCGGTCGGGATTGTGGTCGCCATGTTCAAGCGCCCGGTCGATCTGGCTGACGAAGTCCTGTCCGTCTTTCATCACTATCGCCGGCGGCTGACCGGCGAGATCCTCGCCACGGAATCCGGCGACCGCGCCGAGTTGGCGATGAGGGGGACATCGGACGGTATCGTCGATCTCTGCCTCGAGACCGACCAGATCTACATCTCGGCCCGGGGCCGCGAACTTCTGGGTTATCAGCCCCGCGAATACACAGCCGCCGCAGACAGTTTCACCGCGCTGATCCACAGCGATGACCGCAAGCGCTTCCAGTCCGCCCTGAACGCGCACTTTCGCGCCGGTCGACCGTTCGACCTCACCGTCCGCCTGAAGGTGGTGGGCGGTCTGCATCGCTGGTTCCGCATGCGCGGCGAGGCGGTCCGGACCCCGGAGGGGGATCCGGTTCGCATGGTCGGCGCGATGACGGATATTCATGACCTCGTCGAAGCGCGCCAGCAGGCGACCGAGGCGAGTCGGGCCAAGTCGCGCTTCCTGGCAACGATGAGCCACGAAGTGCGCACACCGATGAATGGCGTTCTGGGCATGTCGGCGCTGCTGGCCACAACGGAGCTGGAACCGTCCCAGCGCGAGATGGTCAACCTGATCGAGGCGTCCGGACAATCGCTGCTGGCCATTCTCAACGACATCCTCGACCTCGCCAACATTGAGTCCGGCCGGTTCGAGATCGAGCAGGCGAGCTTCAATCCGGCCGAGCTGGTACGGACCGTTGCGGGGCCCTATCGCATGAAGGCGATGGAGCAGGGGTTGAAGCTGCACCTGGAAATCGATCCGGTCGCCGAGCGCGCAGTGGTCGGCGACCCGGCCCGTGTCCGTCAGATCCTGTCCAACCTGATTTCGAACGCCGTCAAGTTCACAGATCGCGGGGAGGTCCGCGTGCGCTGCCTGATGACGCAGACCGCCGACCGCACCCACGACGTCACTTTCGAGGTCGGTGACACCGGCATCGGCATGGATAGTGATCTCATGACCCGGATCTTCATGCCCTTCAGCCAGGGCGAGGCTGTGCTTCAGCGCAAGAATGGCGGTACCGGCCTGGGCCTGGCTATCGCCAAGAAGCTGGCCGAGCTGATGGGCGGCGATATTCGCGTTGAAAGCGCGCCGGGGGCGGGGTCCAAATTTACCGTTACCCTGCCGGCTGCGGGTCGGCGCAGCGAACATGTGCAGGCTCAGCTGGCCTGA
- a CDS encoding ABC transporter ATP-binding protein, producing MTDPAHSGPANADEAKPASTAALGKRLWRDWLWRRPGLVVLALILSAITAGAAASYAGVIAWTFDKLNTGAADFFPLAPLAVVGLATIRGVSLYLQTVQTNRLALNVMQDLQNAMFAKLVRADFARLQAEGTGSLVSRFTNDITLLRETIVRLSNNLMRDVLTVIITIGVMLSLDWMLSLLILVVYPIAAWPVIRIGQRLRKTSSQAQAQMGEVTSQLEESFSGARMVKTYGLEDYEGERARQSFADRLRFLLKITENKARVDPILEVVGGLAFAGLVAFAGWRMLEGETSLGNIIGVLTGIGVISPAIRALGTLNAVVQEGFAVLERVFVILDTDETVTAALDAPALEVKSGALALAGVSFAYPDGSVALSDITLKAEPGQTIALVGPSGSGKSTLLNLLPRLYDVQSGSIAIDDTDIRAVSLSSLRATMALVSQDVTLFDDSVRANIGFGDLDADGAAIIAAAKAADAHDFIMALPGGYDSPVGPRGSNLSGGQRQRLSIARAILKDAPILLLDEATSALDTESEQRVQAALERLSEGRTSLVIAHRLSTVRQADWIYVLDGGRIAEEGRHDDLVARDGLYARLCRMQFGA from the coding sequence GTGACAGACCCGGCACACTCCGGCCCGGCGAACGCCGACGAGGCCAAACCGGCCTCGACCGCTGCGCTTGGCAAACGGCTGTGGCGTGACTGGCTGTGGCGGCGGCCCGGCCTTGTCGTGCTGGCCCTCATCCTGTCGGCCATCACGGCCGGGGCTGCGGCTTCCTATGCCGGTGTGATTGCCTGGACCTTCGACAAGCTGAATACCGGCGCCGCCGACTTCTTCCCGCTGGCCCCGCTGGCGGTCGTCGGTTTGGCAACAATTCGCGGCGTCAGCCTCTATCTGCAGACCGTGCAGACCAACCGGCTCGCGCTGAACGTGATGCAGGACCTGCAGAACGCCATGTTCGCCAAGCTGGTCCGGGCTGATTTCGCCCGGCTGCAGGCCGAGGGCACCGGCTCACTGGTCTCGCGCTTCACCAATGACATCACCCTGTTACGCGAGACGATCGTCCGTCTCTCCAACAACCTGATGCGCGACGTGCTGACCGTGATCATCACGATCGGCGTCATGTTGAGCCTCGACTGGATGCTGTCGCTGCTGATCCTGGTGGTCTATCCGATCGCCGCCTGGCCGGTGATCCGGATTGGCCAGCGCCTGCGCAAGACCTCATCACAGGCCCAGGCCCAGATGGGCGAGGTCACCAGCCAGCTCGAGGAAAGCTTCTCCGGCGCCCGCATGGTCAAGACCTATGGGCTTGAGGACTATGAGGGCGAGCGCGCGCGTCAATCCTTCGCCGACCGTCTGCGCTTCCTGCTGAAGATCACCGAGAACAAGGCCCGCGTCGATCCGATCCTCGAAGTGGTCGGCGGGCTGGCCTTTGCCGGACTGGTCGCCTTTGCTGGCTGGCGAATGCTGGAGGGCGAGACCTCGCTGGGCAATATCATCGGCGTTTTGACCGGGATCGGCGTGATCTCGCCGGCCATCCGGGCGCTCGGAACATTGAACGCCGTCGTCCAGGAAGGCTTTGCGGTCCTCGAGCGCGTTTTCGTCATACTCGACACCGATGAAACCGTGACCGCTGCACTGGATGCGCCGGCTCTTGAGGTCAAATCCGGCGCTCTGGCGCTCGCCGGTGTCAGCTTTGCCTATCCGGACGGGTCGGTTGCGCTGAGCGATATCACGCTGAAGGCCGAGCCGGGCCAGACCATCGCCCTCGTTGGCCCATCGGGCTCCGGCAAGTCGACCCTGCTCAATCTCCTGCCCCGCCTCTACGACGTCCAGTCGGGCTCGATCGCGATTGACGACACTGATATCCGGGCCGTGTCACTATCCTCGCTGCGCGCCACCATGGCGCTGGTCAGCCAGGATGTGACGCTGTTCGACGACAGTGTGCGTGCCAATATCGGTTTCGGGGACCTCGATGCCGACGGGGCCGCCATCATCGCCGCGGCCAAGGCCGCCGATGCGCATGACTTCATCATGGCACTGCCGGGTGGCTATGACAGTCCGGTTGGCCCGCGCGGCAGCAATCTGTCGGGCGGCCAGCGCCAGCGCCTGTCGATCGCCCGCGCGATCCTGAAGGATGCGCCGATCCTGCTGCTGGATGAAGCGACCAGCGCCCTCGACACGGAATCGGAGCAGCGTGTTCAGGCCGCCCTGGAACGCCTGTCGGAAGGTCGGACCAGTCTCGTGATCGCCCACCGATTGTCGACGGTGCGCCAGGCCGACTGGATCTATGTGCTTGATGGCGGTCGCATCGCCGAGGAAGGCCGCCATGACGATCTGGTCGCCCGCGACGGCCTCTATGCCCGGCTCTGCCGCATGCAGTTCGGCGCCTAG
- a CDS encoding DUF4170 domain-containing protein, producing the protein MTETKINNQLLHLVIGGELACVDPQNCEFKDLDAVDFVGAFGNYAEARAAWKGAAQRTVDNAHMRYFIIHAHKLLDPSTEKKDG; encoded by the coding sequence ATGACCGAAACCAAGATCAACAACCAGCTGCTGCACCTCGTGATCGGTGGCGAGCTGGCCTGCGTCGACCCGCAGAACTGCGAATTCAAGGATCTCGACGCCGTCGACTTTGTCGGCGCATTCGGCAACTATGCCGAAGCCCGCGCGGCCTGGAAAGGCGCGGCCCAGCGCACGGTCGACAATGCCCATATGCGTTATTTCATCATCCACGCCCACAAGCTTCTCGATCCCTCGACCGAGAAGAAGGACGGCTAG
- a CDS encoding TldD/PmbA family protein encodes MTQTFKAPDPAALQEIAADLVARALKAGADSAEASVAESRETELSVRDGKLEDIGRSETLDAGLRVFVGKRHAGVAFSDLSEKGRDFTIGRAVTMARAAPEDPYAALADPERLCKTPPVIDQFEAGEWSPEELEETALAIENAARAVEGVTMTDAAFASSGQGAAAYATSTGFNAGWKKSVFGYGASVIAGKDGAMERDYAATSARRRADLRDRVEIGREAGERAARRVGPKKLGSGVMPVVFDRRVATTFIGSLAGAISGPAVARGVSFLRDKLGEQIFAPGITVIDDPHRAWGHASSPFDGEGTVNQRSAIIEDGRLTTWFLNSAAARQLDMAPTGHARRNMGGSPGAGPTNFHMEAGSTSRDDLIGGIKEGVLVMEMFGPSLNSNTGDWSVGVSGYRIADGQIDHPVSEITVAGNLIDIYARLIPGSDLEFRGSVNAPSVFVDAMSIGGL; translated from the coding sequence ATGACACAGACCTTCAAAGCCCCCGACCCCGCCGCCCTGCAAGAGATCGCAGCCGACCTTGTTGCCCGCGCGCTGAAAGCCGGCGCCGACAGCGCCGAAGCCTCGGTCGCCGAGTCGCGTGAAACCGAGCTCTCGGTGCGCGACGGCAAGCTGGAGGATATCGGCCGGTCGGAAACACTGGATGCGGGTCTGCGGGTCTTTGTCGGCAAGCGCCATGCCGGCGTCGCCTTCTCCGACCTGTCGGAAAAAGGACGCGACTTCACGATTGGCCGTGCCGTGACCATGGCCCGCGCTGCGCCGGAAGACCCCTATGCCGCGCTGGCAGACCCTGAGCGCCTGTGCAAGACACCGCCGGTGATCGACCAGTTCGAGGCCGGCGAATGGTCACCGGAAGAGCTCGAGGAAACGGCGCTCGCCATTGAGAACGCCGCCCGCGCCGTCGAAGGCGTGACCATGACCGACGCGGCCTTTGCCTCGTCCGGACAGGGCGCCGCCGCCTACGCCACCTCCACCGGCTTCAATGCCGGCTGGAAGAAGAGCGTCTTCGGCTATGGCGCCAGCGTGATCGCCGGCAAGGACGGCGCCATGGAGCGCGACTATGCCGCCACCAGCGCCCGCCGCCGCGCCGACCTGCGCGACCGCGTCGAGATCGGCCGCGAAGCCGGTGAACGGGCCGCCCGCCGGGTCGGACCGAAAAAGCTCGGCTCGGGCGTGATGCCGGTGGTCTTTGATCGCCGCGTCGCCACGACCTTTATCGGATCGCTGGCCGGGGCCATTTCCGGACCGGCCGTTGCCCGCGGCGTCTCCTTCCTGCGCGACAAGCTCGGCGAACAGATCTTTGCGCCGGGCATCACCGTGATTGACGATCCGCACCGGGCCTGGGGCCATGCCTCCTCACCCTTTGATGGTGAAGGCACGGTCAATCAGCGCAGCGCCATAATCGAGGATGGCCGACTGACCACCTGGTTCCTGAACTCCGCCGCCGCGCGCCAGCTCGACATGGCGCCGACCGGCCATGCCCGCCGCAATATGGGCGGCTCGCCCGGTGCCGGTCCGACCAATTTCCACATGGAAGCCGGTTCGACCAGCCGCGACGATCTGATTGGCGGGATCAAGGAGGGTGTCCTGGTCATGGAAATGTTCGGCCCGTCGCTGAATTCCAATACCGGTGACTGGTCGGTCGGGGTCTCCGGCTATCGCATCGCCGATGGCCAGATCGACCATCCGGTCAGCGAAATCACCGTCGCCGGCAATCTGATCGACATCTATGCCCGTCTCATTCCGGGCAGTGATCTGGAATTTCGGGGATCTGTTAACGCCCCCAGCGTATTTGTGGACGCCATGTCCATCGGCGGCCTCTAG
- a CDS encoding MAPEG family protein codes for MTAIDAFALYTGINGLLLMALAFNVVRHRQRAKVGFGTGGDEALERACRVHGNAIEYVPVGLIIIGALALSSAPILVVHGIGITLTLSRVLHAWGLSTSSGTSFGRAVGTLLTWVALIVGSGFLIWTAIS; via the coding sequence ATGACCGCTATCGACGCCTTTGCACTCTACACCGGGATCAACGGGCTTTTGCTCATGGCTCTCGCCTTCAACGTCGTGCGCCACCGCCAGCGCGCCAAGGTCGGCTTCGGGACCGGCGGCGATGAAGCGCTCGAGCGGGCCTGCCGCGTTCACGGCAATGCCATCGAGTACGTCCCCGTCGGCCTGATCATTATCGGCGCGCTCGCCCTGTCCAGCGCCCCGATCCTGGTCGTGCACGGCATCGGCATCACGCTGACGCTCAGCCGGGTCCTGCATGCCTGGGGGTTGTCGACCTCGTCAGGGACCTCGTTTGGTCGTGCCGTCGGCACGTTGCTCACCTGGGTGGCGCTGATTGTCGGCTCGGGCTTCCTGATCTGGACGGCCATCAGTTGA
- a CDS encoding DsbA family oxidoreductase codes for MTHTVTVDIVSDLVCPWCWLGKRHWDAALKLTPKIKVETIWRPYQLDPTLAREGRPYKDYMREKFSGAEASGRWKMMRDHLEQAGPAAGIEFRFDEITQRPNTLDAHRLMKWAGGQGKADAMAEALFAAFFSQGRNIGDRDTLAELAGDAGLDRTVTADLLATDRDEKAVWEEELFYRKLGVSGVPTYIFNGRFAVSGAQEPAVLADAIRQATKEPAETE; via the coding sequence ATGACCCATACCGTGACCGTTGATATCGTTTCCGACCTCGTCTGCCCCTGGTGCTGGCTCGGGAAGCGCCATTGGGATGCGGCGCTCAAGCTGACGCCGAAGATCAAGGTGGAAACGATCTGGCGACCCTATCAGCTTGATCCGACGCTGGCCCGCGAAGGCCGACCCTACAAGGACTACATGCGCGAGAAATTCTCCGGCGCCGAAGCCTCGGGTCGCTGGAAAATGATGCGCGATCATCTCGAGCAGGCCGGACCGGCCGCCGGGATCGAGTTTCGCTTTGACGAGATCACCCAGCGCCCCAATACGCTCGATGCGCACCGGCTGATGAAATGGGCCGGCGGTCAGGGCAAGGCCGACGCGATGGCGGAGGCCCTGTTCGCGGCCTTCTTCTCGCAGGGCCGCAATATCGGTGATCGCGATACGCTGGCAGAGCTGGCGGGCGATGCCGGACTGGACCGCACCGTGACCGCAGACCTCCTGGCCACCGACCGCGACGAGAAAGCCGTCTGGGAAGAAGAGCTGTTCTATCGCAAGCTCGGCGTGTCGGGCGTGCCCACTTATATTTTCAACGGACGCTTTGCCGTGTCCGGCGCCCAGGAGCCGGCCGTACTGGCCGACGCCATCCGCCAGGCGACCAAGGAACCGGCAGAAACAGAATAG
- a CDS encoding YkvA family protein, producing MTNASTPTLKVEFELSETDLAFFRDRLETARADQADLDESRITAGVADMIAKALAANPPEFVKTRLRQLGPLVAMLDDADWNLEGEDRERVLNALAYFADPEDLIPDATPGIGYIDDAIMIELVSAGLAPELEAYSDFVAHREDLAKKDAAPKPPLEEVRTVMQDRMRRRRGRAKAGGLWSHSTVIRHYF from the coding sequence ATGACCAACGCGTCCACCCCGACTCTCAAGGTTGAGTTCGAACTGTCTGAAACCGATCTCGCCTTTTTCCGGGATCGTCTCGAGACGGCGCGTGCCGACCAGGCTGATCTGGATGAAAGCCGGATCACGGCCGGTGTGGCGGACATGATCGCCAAGGCCCTGGCCGCCAATCCGCCGGAATTCGTCAAGACCCGCCTGCGTCAGCTCGGCCCGCTCGTCGCCATGCTCGATGACGCGGACTGGAATCTGGAAGGCGAGGACCGCGAGCGTGTGCTCAATGCGCTGGCCTATTTCGCGGACCCGGAAGACCTCATTCCCGATGCCACGCCGGGCATTGGCTATATCGATGATGCAATCATGATCGAACTGGTCTCCGCTGGCCTGGCACCTGAACTTGAGGCCTATTCCGATTTCGTCGCTCACCGTGAGGATCTGGCGAAAAAGGATGCGGCGCCCAAGCCGCCGCTCGAGGAAGTCCGGACGGTCATGCAGGACCGCATGCGTCGCCGTCGTGGCCGCGCCAAGGCGGGTGGCCTGTGGTCGCACTCGACCGTGATCCGTCACTACTTCTGA